In Acinetobacter wanghuae, the sequence GTAAGCTTGATTGCTTTGTGGGTAATGCCGGGATTTGGGATCACTATGCCGATATCGTCAATACCTCAGGTGAACAGCTTGAAAAAGCCTTTGACGAGATCATGGGTATTAACACCAAATCTTTAATTCTTGGTGCGAAAGCTGCGCTTGATGAATTGGTGAAATCTGAAGGTTCGATCATTTTCACGCTGTCTAACTCTGCACTTTATTCGGCAGGTGGCGGTCCGGTTTATACAGCATCGAAGCATGCCGGTGTGGGCATCATGAAAGAACTTGCTTACGAACTTGCGCCTAAAGTACGCGTGAACGCTGTTGCACCATCGGGTATGAACGTGAACATCAAAGGCGCTGCGTCATTGGGTCAAGAAAATGTGGGTCTACTTGATGCACGTGATCCTGAGAAAATTGCCCGTGGTATGCCACTGAATTTCTTACCTGAACCGGAGGAAATGGCAGGTTCATATGTACTCTTGGCATCTCGTCAAAACAACCGTCCACTGACTGGTGTTCTGATCAATGCAGAATGCGGTCTAGGCATTCGTGGTTTACGTCAACCACGTGCTGGTTTCTTTGACGAATAAAAATCCGCTTTCAAAATCTCCCCAAACCCGTCTTTATCAAAGCGGGGATAACGCTCTCCTTTTTTAAGGAGAGTTGGGGGATTCAGCTTTCGACTATTTCAAGGAAGAAAGCTTTCCTATTTAGGAGTCTCTCATGGCCGTTAAACTCATTTGTGCATCGCACAGTCCTTTAATGGAATTTGCTTCACCGCAAGACCAAGCGCAAGAACAAAAAGTTCGTGATGCATTTGCAACTTTGTCTGCTGAAGTAAAAGCTTACGACCCAACCCTGATCATTACTTTTGGTCCTGACCATTTCAATGGTTTCTTCTATGATCTTATGCCAAGTTTCTGCGTGGGTATCCGTGCAAAAGCGGCAGGCGATTGGGACTACGGTAAAGACAACGACCACATCAATGTACCTGAAGACAAAGCGTTGGCAATGATACGTCGTATATTGGACGAAGGTGTTGACGTTGCATATTCATACCGTATGCAAGCGGATCATGGTGTGACTCAGCCATTACATTTCTTATGTGATGGTCAGCTTGATCGTTACCCAACGATTCCAGTATTTATTAATGGCGCTGCTGCACCGATGCCAACAACAAAGCGTACCATCGCTTTGGGACGTGCAGTGGGTCAATTTATCAAATCCTTAAATCTTGAAAATGAGCGTGTCCTTGTTTTAGGTACAGGTGGTCTTTCACATGATCCACCGACACCACAAATGGGTTCAGTACCACCTGAAGTTGAAGAGTTCTTGATTGCAGGTCGTTACCCAACACCTGAAGCACGTAACGCGCGTCAGTCGAAGATTATTGCTGTGGGTCAAAAACTGGCTGCAGGTGACAAATCGGTTGCTGTACCACTGAATCCTGAATGGGACCGTGACCTACTTGAGAAATTTAAAAATGCTGATTTCGCTGCCATGGAAGCCATGACAGAAGCTGAAATTCGTGTTGAAGGTGGTCGTGGCGGTCAAGAAGTTCGCTCATGGATGGCGGCATTTGCTGCCTTAAATGAAATTGGCGAATACGACATGACAACACACTGCTATGAAGATATCAGCGAGTGGATCGCAGGCTTCGGCATCGTATCTGCAGATTTAAAAGGTTAATTGACATGAGCAACATCGAAACCATCGTGATTGTAGGTGCTGGCCAAGCTGGTGCAAGTGCAATCCTAGAACTTCGTGGCAACAAATTTGAAGGTAAAATCATCCTGATTGGTGATGAAACGCATCTTCCTTATGAGCGTCCACCACTGTCTAAAGATGTGATTTTAAAACCTGAAGACACCAAAATCGAAATTCTGTCGGAAGAAAAACTGGCGGATCTTGGTGTTGAAACCATCCGTGGCAATGGCGTACAAAAAATTAACGCTGATGCGAAAACGGTTGAACTTCAAAATGGTGACTTTGTTGCTTATGACAAATTGCTGCTTGCGACTGGCGGTGCAGCACGTCGTCTGCCGAACTTCGATGCGTTAGGTAAACACGTTTATACGCTTCGTAACCTCGAAGATTCACAAGCCCTTGTCCCAGTATTGCAAAAAGGTCAACGCATCATCCTGATTGGTGGCGGTGTGATTGGTCTTGAGCTTGCATCATCTGCACGTTTTAAAGAATGTGACGTGACTGTGATTGAAATGGGTCCAATGGTGATGGGTCGTTCATCACCACGCATCTTGAGCGAATTCTTGCTTGAACAGCAAAAATTGGCAGGTGTGGATGTTCGTCTTTCAACATCAATTGAAAATTGCACATTAGATGGCGAAGAAGTTGTTGTGACTTTAGGTGATGGCATCGAGCTTCGTGCTGATGCAGTCGTTTACGGTATCGGTATCGTGCCAAATGCACAGCTTGCCGTTGACGCAGGTCTTGACGTCGATCTTGCGATCAAAGTGAACGAAAACTGCCAAACTTCAAACCCTGACATTTATGCAGCAGGTGATGTTGCGACTCAGCTTCGCGCATGTGGTCACCACCGCCGTGTTGAAACTTGGGAAAATGCCAATCTTCAAGCAGGCATCTTTGCGCGTCACGTGATGGGTGTTGAGCATCCAACGCCAAATCCAGCATGGTTCTGGACAGATCAGCTTGATATCAACTACCAATTTGTCGGTGATATGGCAGCAAGTGAGTGGCATGTTCGTGGTGAAATTAAACCTGAACTACGTCAAGAGTCTTCATTCGTATTGTTTGGTGTGACAGATAGTGTGATCGTGGGCGGTATCACTGTGAATGCCGCTAAAGAAATGCGTCATTTGAAAAAATTGATCAGTAAGCAAGCAGTGTTTGAAGCAGAGAAGTATTTGGATTTAAGCCAAGATCTTCGTAAGCTTGTGAAATAATCTTGTTTTATAAAAGAGCAGACCTTGGGTAACTTAGGTCTGCTTTTTTATGGCTGTTTTTTTATAGCTGAGATATTACCGCAATTGGCATTGTGAGTTTTCACGACTTTGCGTAGGTATATCTTACTTTTCAAAGATGATGAGAAGCACTGCTTCGCAAGGCAAAAATCTTCTGTAATACTGAGGGGCTGTCCATATCCCCCAGTATTACAGGCGGCATCCTTGCCACCCTCAGCATAGTTGATGACAGGGCGGACATTCGTTTTAGTCTTTACTCTCTTTGAATTACTGTTGAGCTTTTATGAATTCAAACTCTTCTCCCATGATCGTCACTGCAAGTATTTATGCCTTGTTGGTCCTGATTTGGGCAGCAACACCGTTAGCAATTGTATGGAGCGTGGCGGAAGTGCATTCGATGTGGGTGCTGATTATTCGTTACTTGGGTGCGTCCATTTTGGCTATCGCGATTTTAGCGCTCATGCGTAATCCTTTGCCCTTTGATCACACTTCATTAAAAAGCTATGTGGCGGGAAGCTTGAACTTGATTGGCGCGCAGCTATTTATCTATCTTGCTGCCAACTACTTAACTTCAGGTTTAATGGCGTTAATTTTCGGCTTATCACCACTGATTGCAGGATTGATTGGTCATGTGATCTTAAAAACCCATAAATTGGTCTGGTTACAATGGCTTGGGATGGCTGTTGCTGTTGGTGGATTAACATTTGTCTTTGCAGACTCTGCTGAAAGCAATGTCAATCCATGGGGTGTGGTATTGATGATCATTAGTATGATCTCGTACATCAGTTCTATTTTTTGGGTCAAACACATTAATGCACCACTGAAACCGATGTCTCAAGCGACAGGCTCTTTAATCATTTCTTCATTAGGTTCACTACTGTTAGTTCCATTTATTTGGTCATCTTTCCCAACGCAAATGCCAAGTATGCAGGCGCTGTTTGGCTTTGGTTTTACTATGATTTTATCGTCGATTGTGGCCATGCTTTGCTACTTCTGGCTTATCCGACGTCTTGCTGCATCGACCGTGTCTTTGAGTAATGTTATGACGCCGATCATTGCTTTGATTTTAGGTGCGACACTCAATCATGAGCATATTAGCTCACATGCGGTACTTGGTATTGGGATCGTGATGTTCGGGATCGTGATGTACTTTTGGAAAGAATGGCGAGAGCAATATTTTGCTCAATAACAACATGATTTCTAGATAGAGCCGAAAGGCTCTTTTTTGTGGGTAATGATTTGAACGCTATCTTTCATTTTTGGTTATTTATGAGCATGAGCAACAATTTGTAAAACAAAGGCGAATCAGAAAGTTTTAAGATGCTGATACATAAGATCAAAACAGATTGATCTCACATTTTTAGGACAGTTTTAGCATGTCTGACTCTCAGTCTAATAAAGTCGTGGTCTATGCAGCGCTCTTTGGTAACTTAGCCATTGCCATGGTTAAGTTTGTGGCGGCATACATCACCAATAGTTCAGCGATGCTCAGTGAAGCGATTCACTCTGTGGTCGATACACTGAACGAAATTCTGCTGCTGTACGGCATGAAGAAATCACAACAACCTGCGGATGCAACGCATCCTTTTGGTTATGGGCGTGAATTGTATTTTTGGGCATTTATTGTGGCGTTGATGGTCTTTGCATTGGGTGCGATTGCATCTATTTATCAAGGGATTCAACATATCATTAAACCTGAGGAAATCCTGAATCCAACCATTAACTACATTGTGCTGGTTATTGCGATTTTGGTTGAAGGAACCTCGTGGTTTGTGGCCCTAAAAGCATTTAAACGTACCAAGGGTAAGCAGGGCTATTTCGAGGCTTTTCGCCGTAGTAAAGATCCCACAACATTTACGGTACTTTTTGAAGATACAGCAGCCTTGCTCGGTTTATTTATTGCCTTGATTGGTATTTTCCTTGCGCATCGCTTAAATATTCCTGAGCTCGATGGTGTTGCATCTGTCCTCATCGGTATTGTGCTTGCTGTTTCTGCAGTGTTATTGGCACGTGAAACCAAAGGACTTCTCCTTGGTGAAACAGCTGACCCTAAACTGCGGGAAAATGTTTTATTGATCGCTCAACAAGACGCAGCGGTATTTAGTGCCAATGGTGTTTTGACTGAACAAATCGGTGCGCATCAGGTGATTGCATCGTTAAGTTTAGAGTTTAAAGATAACTTAACCTCTGACGAGATTGAAGCCTGTGTCAATCGTATTGAAGCTGAAATTAGACAGGTGCATCCTGAAATTGTGACATTGTTTGTGAAGCCACAGACCAAAGCCATTTGGTTGGAACGAACGCAAGGTCGTGTTTAATCCAAGATAAAAAAAACCGCCTCATGGCGGTTTTTTATGTGCTGACTTTAAAGATTAAAGTAAACCCGGATTGCCTTGTGCAGGGTCAGTTGCACGTGCAGCTTGCGCATCGTGAACGGTTAATCCTAATGCCTTGGCAACACCTTCACCATAGGCAGGTTCACAAGCATAGCAGTTACGGATATGACGATACTTGATGAAATCAAGTGCATCACCCATTGCGCCCGCTGTGTTATTAAATAACGCTTGTTTCTGTTGATCATTCATCAGATTGAATAACGCACGTGGCTGGCTAAAGTAGTCATTGTCATCTTCACGGAAATCCCAAAAATCAGCATTGCCGGTAATTTTTAAAGGCGGTTCACGATACTGTGGCTGTTCTTGCCACTGGTGAAAGCTGTTCGGCTCATAGTGTGGTAATCCGCCATAGTTACCATCCATTCGACCTTGACCATCACGACGGTTTGAATTGACAGGGCAGCGTGCAGCATTGACAGGGATTTGTGAATGGTTCACACCAACACGGTAACGCGCAGCATCTGCATAGTTGACCAAACGCGCTTGCAACATACGGTCAGGTGAATAACTGATACCCGGAACTAAATTGCTCGGTGCAAAGGCTGCTTGCTCTACATCTTGGAAGTAATTTTCTGGGTTACGATTCAACTCAAACTCACCCACTTCAATCAGTGGATAATCACCTTTTGGCCATACTTTCGTCAGGTCAAATGGGTGATAAGGTACTTTTTCTGCATCCATTTCAGGCATGATTTGAACGTACATTTTCCATTTCGGCAAATCACCACGTTCAATCGCATCAAACAAGTCTGTTTGTGAGCTTTCACGATCTTTAGCAATCAGTGCTTCCGCTTCCGCATCAGTTAAGTTCTTAATGCCTTGTTGCGTACGCATATGGAATTTCACCCAGAAACGTTCGTTGTTGGCATTAATGAAACTGAAAGTATGGCTACCAAAACCATGCATATGACGGTAACCATCTGGAATACCACGGTCAGACATGACAATTGTGACTTGATGCAGTGCTTCTGGTAATAATGTCCAAAAATCCCAGTTATTGGTGGCGCTACGTAAATTGGTTTTGGGATCGCGTTTAACGGCTTTATTTAAATCAGGGAATTTACGCGCATCACGTAAAAAGAATACAGGGGTATTATTACCGACTAAATCCCAAACCCCTTCATCGGTATAGAACTTTAAAGCAAAGCCACGGATATCACGTTCGGCATCAGCTGCACCACGTTCACCGGCAACCGTCGAGAAACGTGCAAACATTTCTGTTTTTTTACCAATTTCCGAAAAGATCTTTGCACGGGTGTATTGGGTAATGTCATGCGTGACGGTAAATGTGCCAAACGCACCTGAACCTTTAGCATGCATACGACGTTCAGGAATCACTTCACGTACAAAATTGGCTAATTTTTCATTCAGCCACAAGTCTTGTGCCAAAAGAGGACCACGTGCACCTGCGGTCATACTGTTTTGGTTGTCGACTACGGGCGCACCCGCATCCGTTGTTAAGTGAGTCATAGGACATTTCTTAGTGTCATTACTCATGAGGTTCTCCATTCATTGTTATAGATGTTTTCTAAAGTCAAAGCTCTTTTAAAAGGTATCTAATGCAAAGTAGATGTTGACTTTAAACATTGTGTAACTCGGTACAAGTTAGCCTCATGAAGTATCACACTTGCTTCATATCCGCCTGTTGTACTTATGCAACCTTGTAGAAAATATTCAAAATTAAATGAACCGTGTTTAAATTTCTTCAAGATCTTGTTCTATTAAAGCTTTTTATAAAAATATGACAATGACAATTTGTTTAATTCCCGATGGGAATATTTGTTCGTTTTTATCGGAAAATAATATGAATATTTAACAAGCAATATGCCATTACAAAAAAATTAAATTATCTTAATAATCATGTTTCTATTGCTAAGTTTCAGTTTTGTATTGACCCTGCACTTTTAAGCTAAAAAATATGCTTGAATATTGTACCGAAAAGCGTATGATCAGCTTCCCTAACGAGGGACTCATCACAACAGGTCTTGTTTGTAAAAGGTGAAATTTAATGGCAAAAAAACAATCAAACGTAAAATTAGTTGAGCATAACTTTGTGGCAAAACATATGCATGAAGTCAATCAAAGCCAAGTGTTTACAGACCGTAAAAAGGCACTGAAACGGGGCTATAGCAAACATAAACAAGGGCGATATTCCAATGAAGATCGCTCTTTTTTAATGTCTGATCTTTTATTATTACCATTCATTCAAGCTGCTTGATGAATGTGAATCCAAGCTTGAAAAAGTATCGAGGCTTGATGAATTCAGCGAATTAAAAGAATCAAAGCTCGATAAACTAGCTCCATAGGTATGACCAGCAGTATCTGTAGCTCCTACCATCGGTAATCCTGTTGCAGGATTAATCTCAAAATGCTCTAACGATGAATTCATAGAATTCCAATCATCACTCAACAAATAATTTTTGCTTTGATACTGAATGCTCAGACATGCGTTCAAGTGCATCCAAGTGTTCAAAATCATCCGATGAGGATGTGCCAAATAAAGTACCTACACCGAAACCTGTTGCAGCAAAAATTGACGTATTGCGTATAGTGCTTGGAAGCATCTGTTGATTTGGAAGTATCTGTTGATATTGTGTTGCTATGACGGAAGGATCTATCTTACCCAATAAGCGCTATTGTTTACGTGTGATCTCAACACCCATAAGCGGTGTGGGGTGAGTTACAGATCGCTCAGATGAACGATGACTGGTCATACCTGAATGGTTTGAGCTTGCATGAAAAGAAGACTTTTGGGCTGATGTTCCATTTTTTGATGGGCGAGACTTTGCTTGACGCAGATATCACACCACCGCAACCACCATAAAGAAGATGACAAATTCCATGCGATGTCCTGATGATGATGGTGTTGGACGTTATCCTTTTAAGCACTCACAATCCGCGTTGCAGATTTCACCATATCGCCTAAACCATGCGTTCTAAAGTAGCGCTCTAACCAACTTTTAACCACAAGCGGGTTATCGAGTTTGAGCACATGTGCGAGTAATTCTTGGGCATCACTCATCGGGACATGGCAAATCGCTTTACGCACACGCAAAATATTGCTTGAACTCATGGAAAGGGTATTGAAGCCCATTGCCATAAGTAAGATAGCAGAAATAGGATCTCCCGCCATTTCGCCACAAATGCTGATCGGTTTATTATGACGATGACAATCCTGAACCAAGCGCGATAACGCACGTAAAATGGCAGGATGCAAATGCGAATAGACACTTGCGACACGTGGATTATTACGGTCAACCGCCAGTAAATATTGGGTCAAGTCGTTTGAACCGACCGAGAAGAAATCGACCAATTCTGAAAATTCATCAATTTGATACAGCACACTCGGGACTTCAACCATAATCCCGATTTTAGGTTTGGTAATTTTGACCTGTTCTTCTTCTTGAACTGCAACCCAATCGCGTTCAAGCAAATACAGTGCTTCTTCGACTTCACTGACACTGGTTACCATCGGCAGTAAAATATGCAGATTATTTAAACCAATACTGGCTTTCAGCATTGCGCGAATTTGTGATGAGAAAATTTCAGGATGATCGAGGGTAAAACGAATACCACGCCAACCAAGCGCTGAATTATCTTCTTCAATGGAGAAGTAAGGTAAATCTTTGTCCGCACCAATATCCAAAGTACGCATGACTACAGGTTTATTGGCAAAGTGGCTCAACTGCTGACGGTAGATCGCCCTTTGTTCCTCTTCACCCGGGAAACGGTCGCGCAGCATAAATGGAATTTCTGAGCGATACAGACCCACACCTTTGGCACCGCGTTGTACACCACGCACGACATCAATCATTAAACCTGTATTTACGAATAAACGCACTGCAACACCGTCAGGGGTAATCGCATCTTTGGTTTCGTACTGGCGTAAATCTTTCGCGATTTGCTCTTCTTCTTTTTGAATTTCTTTATAACGGGTACGCAGGCGACGTGGTGGATTAATAAAGACGCGACCTTGATGCGCATCGACAATCATTTCCACATCATCGAGCGTATTGATCGGCAGTTCTGTCACTCCGACAACGGTTGGAATACCGAGCGCACGCGCGACAATCACCATGTGTGAGTTCATTGCACCTTCCGAGGTGACAATGGCTGCAATTTTATCGACAGGCAGTTCAACTAAAGCGGCAGTTGAAATTTCCTCACCAATTAAAATGCTTTCGTCGGTGAGTTCACGGTGGTTGGCATCTTCAACTTGCAACCGCGCCAAAATACGCCGACCGAGGTCTTTTAAATCGGCAACACGTTCTCTGAGATAATCATCTTCCATTTGCGCGAAGCGTGCGACGTGATTATCAATGACAATACGTACTGCACCTTGTGCCCAATTGCCTTCACGAATCTGTTCTTTGATTTCTGCGGGGAGGGCATTTTCGTCCAACATGCGTAAGAACACGCTAAACAATGCACGTTCTTCTGCCATTAAGGCATGCTGCATTTTATCGTCTAAATGTTTAATTTCTTCGCGTACAGAATCAAGGGCCGTGTCGAGGAGTTGCAACTCTTCACTAATATCATCTGCTTCACGATCAGGAACTGCACCTAAATCGGCAGGTGGGTACAGAATGACAGCACGACCGAGTGCAATGCCACCTGAACCAGAAACGCCTTGGAACGTCTTATAGGCAGGCAAATTGTTGGGTTTACGAAACACATCAATGTTACCGACAGCATGTGCATGGGCAATTACGCCTGAGAGCTGCGCGCATAAAGTCACAAGGAAGGATTCAGCCGCTTCACTAAAGTCTTGTGATTCTTTATTTTGAACAACCAAAACGCCCATGACTTTACGGCGGTACATGACCGGAACGCCAAGGAAGGAGTTGTAAATTTCTTCGCCTGTTTCAGGTAAATATAAGAAACGTTCGTGCTTTGGCGCATTGTCTAAATTGACAATTTCTTCACGCTGTCCCACTAGCCCGACCAGACCTTCACCCAGTTGCAGTGAGACATGTCCCACCGCTTCTGGGTTTAATCCCTTAGATGCCATAAGCAAATAGCGATGATTGCGTTCATCGAGCAAATAAATGGAGCAGACATCCACATGCATGGCTTCTGCCACATGATTGACCATGATATCGAGTGACTCATGCAAACTGGTCGATGCATTAATCTCTTGGACAATGCGTCTTAAAGTCTCCAGTTGCATATTCGACATCAGGTCTGCTCCGTTTTTTAAGTGCTAATCTCAAGTTTATTTATAACAATAGATGACCAAAAAATCTGCATATTTATACGATTTTTTTAGCTTTTTTGCCGAGGAAGCTGCTGACACAACTCCACCATCGCTTTACGGTAAACGTCGCGTTTAAAGTTGACGACTTGACCCAATGGATACCAATAACTGACCCATTGCCATTGATCAAATTCAGGCGGATCAGATAAATTCAATTGAATATTCTGAACTGAACCTGTCAGCCTCAATAAAAACCATTTTTGCTTTTGTCCGATACACACCGGATCTGAGTCCGGACGAATGTATCGATGTGGCAAACGATAGCGCAACCACCCTTTGGTTTGCGCAATAATTTGGACATGTTCGGGCAATAAGCCAACTTCTTCTCTTAGCTCACGAAAGAGTGCCTGTTCAGGGGTTTCTCCATATTGGATGCCTCCTTGTGGAAATTGCCATGCATTGTGACCAATGCGCTTTGCCCATAAAACTTGTCCAGCATCGTTTGCCAAAATGATCCCGACATTCGGTCGGAAACCTTCGGAGTCGATCATTTGGCTACCTAAATATTGTTTAATTTATAGCTTTACCCTCGGGGATTGTTATTTCTTTATCCAACACGAAAAGCAAAGTGTAAAAATGTTAAAATTGCTATGATCTTAACGAATTTCTATCGACTAGCGGAGATAGATTTACAATTTTTTTCTTAAATTTCAGTTTTTACGAGTATTTTCATGAAATTGGCACTGTTTGACCTTGATCACACCCTATTAAATACAGATTCTGACCATTCATGGGGAGAATTTCTGGTCAATGAAGGTTTGGTCGATCCAATTCGTCATCGTGCCATGAATAACAAGTTTTATGATGACTATAAAGCAGGGCAACTCGACCCCATTGCCTATAATGAGTTTGTGTTTGAATTTTTAACGCAGCATGAGTCTGATTATTTGACACAATTACATCAATTATTTATGCAAAAAGTCATTCGTCCACAAATGCGCCCTGAAGGCTTTAAAGCCATTCAACGCCATAAAGACGCAGGTCATGCTTTGGTGGGTATTACCGCAACGTCGGACTTTATTACTGCACCAATTTTCCGTGAATTTGGTATCACTGAAATTATTGCCACCAATGCTGAAGTGGTAGATGGAAAATATACGGGTAAAGTGATTAATGTGCCGTGTTATCAACAAGGAAAATTAACGCGTTTAGATCAATGGCTTGCAGGTCGAGACGTGACCGAGTCATGGGCGTATTCAGATTCAATCAATGACCGTTTCTTATTGGAATATTCCGATCATGCGATTGCGGTGAATCCAGATGATCGCTTAGCAACTTTGGCAAAAGAACAGGGTTGGGATATTCAGGACTGGTCGATCTAATCTGAAAAAACTGTTAAGCACAACGAATGTTGTGCTTTTTTATGTGCGCTATTTCAGGGTGAATATTAATGTAATTTCACAATGTATCTGAAGTTCACATGCTAAGCTTTCAAACTCAATACATGCCAATCACTAAAATAATCTGAGGGATTGAATATGAATCAGGTTCGACCGCGTATGACGCATTTATTTGAACAATTAGGCTTAGATTCAACGGCTGCAGCAATCGCAGAATTTATCAGTGAGCATCAGTTACATCAAGATTTAGCATTGCTTGATGCGCCGTATTGGACAAAAGCGCAGCATCAATTCCTAGCCGAAAAAATTGCATCGGATGGAGAATGGGCAATTGTAGTTGATCAACTGAATGAAGCGCTACATGAAGATGCAACCAGCGAAAGCCAAGTGCAGTAACGCGTCAAAATCATAGACGTTAAAAGCCAATCAAGAGATTGGCTTTTTATTTGCGCTGAATGCTTGATTTAAAGCTTAGGAATGCTCATTAACTCGACAAGCGCTTTTGCCGCTTTGGATTGAGTACGACCTGGATGCCATACCATGCCCAGTTGACGGCTCATTTCTAGGTTAATATCTAGCTGTTGTAGCTCTTGATTGACTAAAGTTTTAGGCAGCACCGACCAACCCAGTCCAATTGACACCAACATACGAATCGACTCGAGTGGGTTATTGCTCATGGTCACTTTCGGTTTGACACCTTGTTTTTCAAATTCAGCTAATGTGATTTGCGTGGTATAGGTTTGCGATGAAGGTAACAAGCTTGCATAAGCCAGTAAATCTTCAAGTTTTAAATTTTTACGCTGTGCCAAAGGATGGAATGGGGCTGCCACGAATACCAATGGATCATTCCAAATGGTCACATAGTTTAAGCGTTCATCACCCACCGGTGGCAAAGTCAAAAATGCGAGCTCTAAATCACCTGCAATCACTTGCTCATGCGCTTGTTCAGAATCCACAAAATGCACGTCAAGCGTGACATTGGGGAAGTCTTGTACATACGTTGCCAAATGACTCGGTAAATGATGTAAACCAATATG encodes:
- a CDS encoding 3-carboxyethylcatechol 2,3-dioxygenase, which produces MAVKLICASHSPLMEFASPQDQAQEQKVRDAFATLSAEVKAYDPTLIITFGPDHFNGFFYDLMPSFCVGIRAKAAGDWDYGKDNDHINVPEDKALAMIRRILDEGVDVAYSYRMQADHGVTQPLHFLCDGQLDRYPTIPVFINGAAAPMPTTKRTIALGRAVGQFIKSLNLENERVLVLGTGGLSHDPPTPQMGSVPPEVEEFLIAGRYPTPEARNARQSKIIAVGQKLAAGDKSVAVPLNPEWDRDLLEKFKNADFAAMEAMTEAEIRVEGGRGGQEVRSWMAAFAALNEIGEYDMTTHCYEDISEWIAGFGIVSADLKG
- the hcaB gene encoding 3-phenylpropionate-dihydrodiol/cinnamic acid-dihydrodiol dehydrogenase codes for the protein MGWLQGEVALITGGGSGLGWALVERFIEEGAQVAVLQRSKAKVEALNEHFGGQVLAIEGDVASYADNVRAVQATVERFGKLDCFVGNAGIWDHYADIVNTSGEQLEKAFDEIMGINTKSLILGAKAALDELVKSEGSIIFTLSNSALYSAGGGPVYTASKHAGVGIMKELAYELAPKVRVNAVAPSGMNVNIKGAASLGQENVGLLDARDPEKIARGMPLNFLPEPEEMAGSYVLLASRQNNRPLTGVLINAECGLGIRGLRQPRAGFFDE
- a CDS encoding catalase, with product MSNDTKKCPMTHLTTDAGAPVVDNQNSMTAGARGPLLAQDLWLNEKLANFVREVIPERRMHAKGSGAFGTFTVTHDITQYTRAKIFSEIGKKTEMFARFSTVAGERGAADAERDIRGFALKFYTDEGVWDLVGNNTPVFFLRDARKFPDLNKAVKRDPKTNLRSATNNWDFWTLLPEALHQVTIVMSDRGIPDGYRHMHGFGSHTFSFINANNERFWVKFHMRTQQGIKNLTDAEAEALIAKDRESSQTDLFDAIERGDLPKWKMYVQIMPEMDAEKVPYHPFDLTKVWPKGDYPLIEVGEFELNRNPENYFQDVEQAAFAPSNLVPGISYSPDRMLQARLVNYADAARYRVGVNHSQIPVNAARCPVNSNRRDGQGRMDGNYGGLPHYEPNSFHQWQEQPQYREPPLKITGNADFWDFREDDNDYFSQPRALFNLMNDQQKQALFNNTAGAMGDALDFIKYRHIRNCYACEPAYGEGVAKALGLTVHDAQAARATDPAQGNPGLL
- a CDS encoding cation diffusion facilitator family transporter — encoded protein: MSDSQSNKVVVYAALFGNLAIAMVKFVAAYITNSSAMLSEAIHSVVDTLNEILLLYGMKKSQQPADATHPFGYGRELYFWAFIVALMVFALGAIASIYQGIQHIIKPEEILNPTINYIVLVIAILVEGTSWFVALKAFKRTKGKQGYFEAFRRSKDPTTFTVLFEDTAALLGLFIALIGIFLAHRLNIPELDGVASVLIGIVLAVSAVLLARETKGLLLGETADPKLRENVLLIAQQDAAVFSANGVLTEQIGAHQVIASLSLEFKDNLTSDEIEACVNRIEAEIRQVHPEIVTLFVKPQTKAIWLERTQGRV
- a CDS encoding DMT family transporter, whose translation is MNSNSSPMIVTASIYALLVLIWAATPLAIVWSVAEVHSMWVLIIRYLGASILAIAILALMRNPLPFDHTSLKSYVAGSLNLIGAQLFIYLAANYLTSGLMALIFGLSPLIAGLIGHVILKTHKLVWLQWLGMAVAVGGLTFVFADSAESNVNPWGVVLMIISMISYISSIFWVKHINAPLKPMSQATGSLIISSLGSLLLVPFIWSSFPTQMPSMQALFGFGFTMILSSIVAMLCYFWLIRRLAASTVSLSNVMTPIIALILGATLNHEHISSHAVLGIGIVMFGIVMYFWKEWREQYFAQ
- a CDS encoding DUF7230 family protein yields the protein MAKKQSNVKLVEHNFVAKHMHEVNQSQVFTDRKKALKRGYSKHKQGRYSNEDRSFLMSDLLLLPFIQAA
- the hcaD gene encoding 3-phenylpropionate/cinnamic acid dioxygenase ferredoxin--NAD(+) reductase subunit — protein: MSNIETIVIVGAGQAGASAILELRGNKFEGKIILIGDETHLPYERPPLSKDVILKPEDTKIEILSEEKLADLGVETIRGNGVQKINADAKTVELQNGDFVAYDKLLLATGGAARRLPNFDALGKHVYTLRNLEDSQALVPVLQKGQRIILIGGGVIGLELASSARFKECDVTVIEMGPMVMGRSSPRILSEFLLEQQKLAGVDVRLSTSIENCTLDGEEVVVTLGDGIELRADAVVYGIGIVPNAQLAVDAGLDVDLAIKVNENCQTSNPDIYAAGDVATQLRACGHHRRVETWENANLQAGIFARHVMGVEHPTPNPAWFWTDQLDINYQFVGDMAASEWHVRGEIKPELRQESSFVLFGVTDSVIVGGITVNAAKEMRHLKKLISKQAVFEAEKYLDLSQDLRKLVK